Proteins encoded within one genomic window of Rubripirellula tenax:
- a CDS encoding carboxypeptidase M32, translating into MNTKQARFDSVCEQARQAMKLQTAADTLEWDERTGMPVGGGDYRAEQVSMLRGLVHEIRTGKGYGDDLCRLLDDVAGDEPHSDTAATVRELHRDWDRDRKLPTPLVRKMSEATVKGQQTWDAARKADDFSMFGNVLESIIELKREVGQRWSEGSDRTAYEALLDEYEPDARVDQLQAMFDDLRRPLVDLIARIKDAPNRPKVAMLEQKFPIDAQRKFSRRIAERIGFDFQRGRLDETSHPFCTTLGPKDIRILTRFEEQWLPSGIFGTLHEAGHGLYEQGMRDEWFGLPPGSYVSLGMHESQSRLWENQVGRSRAFWSHLLDETKATFAPQLNDATLDDFYFAVNTVRPSLIRVEADEATYNLHIIIRFDLERQLVDGSLSVADLPEAWNDRYESDLGIRPPSHADGILQDVHWSAGLIGYFPTYTLGNLASAQLYDAAAESIGDLEANFAQGNFRPLLDWLIENVHRHGRCFSGNELVRRATGKPLSADALVGYLRNKLVPLYGE; encoded by the coding sequence ATGAATACCAAACAAGCTCGATTCGATTCCGTGTGCGAACAAGCACGTCAAGCAATGAAGTTGCAAACGGCGGCGGACACCTTGGAGTGGGACGAACGGACCGGGATGCCCGTTGGCGGCGGTGACTATCGCGCCGAACAGGTGTCGATGCTGCGTGGATTGGTTCACGAAATTCGCACCGGCAAAGGCTACGGCGACGACCTTTGCCGTTTGCTCGACGATGTCGCGGGCGATGAACCGCACAGCGACACTGCAGCAACCGTTCGCGAATTGCATCGCGACTGGGACCGAGATCGCAAGTTGCCCACGCCCTTGGTTCGGAAAATGTCCGAAGCGACGGTCAAAGGTCAACAGACATGGGATGCCGCGCGCAAAGCCGATGACTTTTCGATGTTCGGCAACGTGCTGGAATCAATTATCGAATTGAAACGCGAAGTCGGTCAGCGTTGGAGTGAGGGCTCAGATCGAACGGCGTACGAAGCGTTGCTTGATGAATACGAACCCGACGCTCGTGTCGATCAGCTTCAAGCAATGTTCGATGACCTGCGTCGACCGTTGGTGGACTTGATCGCGCGCATCAAGGATGCGCCGAATCGTCCCAAAGTCGCGATGCTGGAACAGAAGTTCCCGATCGATGCGCAGCGAAAGTTCAGCCGGCGGATCGCCGAACGGATCGGGTTCGACTTTCAACGCGGCCGATTGGATGAAACGTCGCATCCGTTTTGCACGACGTTGGGACCGAAAGACATTCGGATCTTGACGCGCTTTGAAGAGCAGTGGTTGCCCAGCGGCATCTTTGGAACGCTGCACGAAGCCGGACACGGTTTGTATGAACAGGGGATGCGTGACGAGTGGTTCGGGTTGCCGCCGGGATCTTACGTTTCGCTCGGGATGCACGAATCGCAATCACGACTTTGGGAAAACCAAGTCGGCCGAAGTCGCGCCTTTTGGAGCCACCTGCTCGACGAGACGAAGGCGACGTTTGCGCCTCAATTGAACGACGCAACGTTGGACGACTTCTATTTTGCCGTCAACACGGTCCGCCCCAGTTTGATTCGGGTGGAAGCCGACGAGGCGACTTACAACCTGCACATCATCATTCGATTTGATCTGGAACGGCAGTTGGTCGACGGCAGCTTGTCCGTTGCCGATTTGCCGGAGGCCTGGAACGATCGTTACGAAAGCGATCTCGGCATCCGACCGCCCAGTCATGCCGATGGTATCCTGCAGGACGTCCACTGGAGCGCCGGGTTGATCGGCTATTTTCCGACCTACACGCTGGGCAACCTTGCGTCGGCCCAGCTGTACGACGCGGCCGCAGAATCGATCGGCGATTTGGAAGCGAATTTTGCGCAGGGCAATTTCCGACCGCTGTTGGATTGGTTGATCGAGAATGTTCATCGGCACGGCCGGTGCTTCAGCGGCAACGAGCTGGTCCGCCGGGCGACCGGCAAGCCGCTGTCGGCGGACGCGTTGGTCGGCTATCTGCGAAATAAGCTGGTCCCGCTTTACGGTGAGTGA
- the odhB gene encoding 2-oxoglutarate dehydrogenase complex dihydrolipoyllysine-residue succinyltransferase has product MSETIQVEVPTVGESISEVQIGQWLKTEGEWVASGEDLVEIETEKASVQIPAPASGFLEGIAKASEEFALIGEVIATIRVAEQPAGGSAPPKAAAPATSAGKAPAPAPATTPAASRAAGSAAAFVMPAAQRLLDQHGLTAAQVPATGPGGRLLKEDVQSYVQNKASQPAAAAIAKPATAVTAPVRRGPPASLVTDGPSHRTEEVKPLSMLRRTIAARLVEAQQTAALLTTFNEIDMSPTMQIRSQYKDRFAERHGVKLGFMSFFAKAAVEALRRFPAVNAEIRDGNAVYRNYQDIGVAIGGGKGLVVPVLRNVERMSFADIEATIGDFAKQAGENRLQPEDLMGGTFTISNGGIYGSLLSTPIVNPPQSGILGLHSIQERPVAIDGQVVIRPMMYVALTYDHRIVDGREAVGFLKTIKEVIEEPARLFLEL; this is encoded by the coding sequence GTGAGCGAAACGATCCAGGTCGAAGTCCCCACCGTTGGCGAATCCATCAGCGAAGTTCAAATCGGCCAATGGTTGAAAACCGAGGGCGAGTGGGTAGCGTCAGGTGAAGATCTCGTAGAAATCGAAACGGAAAAGGCGTCCGTCCAAATCCCCGCGCCCGCTTCGGGGTTCTTGGAAGGGATCGCGAAGGCGTCCGAAGAATTCGCGTTGATCGGCGAAGTCATCGCCACGATTCGCGTCGCCGAGCAACCGGCCGGCGGATCGGCCCCGCCGAAGGCTGCCGCACCAGCAACCTCGGCTGGCAAGGCACCAGCGCCGGCGCCGGCAACCACTCCTGCAGCGTCGCGCGCCGCTGGATCCGCAGCCGCGTTCGTGATGCCGGCCGCACAGCGATTGCTTGACCAACACGGATTGACCGCTGCCCAAGTTCCGGCGACGGGACCGGGCGGCCGACTGCTCAAAGAAGACGTCCAATCCTATGTGCAAAATAAAGCGAGTCAGCCCGCCGCGGCGGCGATTGCGAAACCCGCAACGGCGGTCACAGCGCCCGTTCGTCGTGGCCCCCCGGCATCGTTGGTGACCGACGGCCCGTCGCATCGCACCGAAGAAGTCAAACCCCTTTCGATGCTTCGCCGAACGATCGCGGCGCGGCTTGTCGAAGCCCAGCAGACGGCGGCTTTGTTGACGACGTTCAACGAAATCGACATGTCGCCGACGATGCAGATTCGCAGCCAATACAAAGATCGATTCGCCGAACGACACGGTGTGAAGCTGGGCTTCATGTCGTTCTTTGCCAAAGCGGCGGTCGAGGCGCTGCGGCGATTCCCAGCCGTCAACGCCGAGATCCGTGACGGCAATGCGGTCTATCGCAACTATCAAGACATCGGCGTGGCAATCGGCGGCGGGAAAGGATTGGTTGTTCCGGTTCTTCGCAATGTCGAACGGATGTCGTTCGCCGATATCGAAGCGACGATTGGTGACTTCGCCAAACAGGCCGGTGAAAACCGATTGCAACCCGAAGACTTGATGGGCGGCACGTTCACGATTTCCAACGGCGGCATCTATGGTTCGCTGCTGTCGACGCCGATCGTCAATCCGCCCCAGAGCGGAATCTTGGGACTGCATTCGATCCAAGAACGCCCCGTCGCAATCGACGGCCAAGTCGTGATTCGACCGATGATGTACGTGGCGCTGACATACGATCACCGTATCGTTGACGGGCGCGAAGCGGTCGGATTCCTGAAGACAATCAAGGAAGTGATCGAGGAACCGGCAAGGTTGTTCCTAGAGCTGTAA
- a CDS encoding deoxyribonuclease I gives MSDSQGGSPIQVAAVVLLLVGGGWYFFKNYEIAGLDNVSVTPKETSQSDGQFVNYVDAPVMIDPNRSIPDGNYAPPANPITLTSRSNAGLGFDGLGAEGIRDFSAPKTSLPTAAAAVIPSPRRYRSVKVASWALDGFGPTKLSNLAVRKHVTAVIRQFDVVALQQIASIERDLVPRLVEVINGGQVGSTFQNRYDYVLGESSGPAGRQEQLAFIFDTNQVLVDRRQTYTVEDPTQQMTYDPLVATFRAAKPDSQTAWTFSLVNVRVDLTRAQSEVALLPSVLHSVRADGRGEDDVVMLGLFQADDAYLVPTMGGGAMRAAVQGRATDIYGRYQTNNILIDTVPTSEFLGRAGVYDYARAQDINPIEAETVTSHLPVFADFTAHEGGAL, from the coding sequence ATGTCCGATTCTCAAGGTGGAAGTCCGATCCAAGTCGCTGCCGTCGTGCTCCTGCTCGTCGGTGGTGGATGGTATTTCTTCAAGAACTACGAAATCGCAGGATTGGACAACGTTTCGGTCACTCCCAAAGAAACTTCGCAAAGCGACGGGCAGTTCGTAAACTACGTTGACGCACCCGTGATGATCGATCCTAACCGATCGATCCCCGATGGTAATTACGCTCCGCCAGCCAATCCGATTACGCTGACATCTCGATCAAACGCCGGATTGGGATTCGACGGACTCGGTGCCGAAGGCATCCGCGATTTCTCGGCGCCCAAAACGTCGCTTCCCACTGCCGCGGCGGCAGTGATCCCCAGCCCACGACGCTATCGCAGCGTGAAGGTTGCTTCGTGGGCGCTGGATGGTTTTGGCCCGACTAAGCTGAGCAATCTTGCCGTCCGCAAACACGTCACGGCCGTGATTCGTCAATTCGATGTGGTCGCACTGCAACAGATCGCGTCGATCGAACGCGACCTGGTTCCGCGATTGGTCGAAGTCATCAACGGAGGACAGGTCGGTTCGACGTTCCAGAACCGCTACGACTATGTCCTCGGCGAATCGTCGGGCCCGGCCGGACGTCAAGAACAATTGGCGTTCATCTTCGACACCAATCAAGTTCTTGTTGACCGCCGGCAAACTTACACGGTCGAAGACCCGACGCAACAGATGACCTACGATCCGTTGGTCGCGACGTTTCGCGCCGCGAAACCGGATTCGCAAACGGCATGGACTTTCTCGTTGGTCAACGTGCGAGTCGATTTGACGCGAGCCCAATCCGAAGTCGCGTTGCTGCCCAGTGTGCTGCATTCGGTTCGCGCCGATGGCCGCGGCGAAGATGACGTGGTGATGCTGGGGCTGTTCCAAGCCGACGACGCCTACTTGGTCCCCACGATGGGCGGCGGAGCAATGCGGGCGGCCGTCCAAGGGCGAGCAACCGATATCTACGGCCGCTACCAAACTAACAATATTCTGATCGACACGGTGCCAACGAGCGAGTTCTTGGGCCGTGCGGGCGTCTACGATTATGCCCGTGCCCAGGACATCAACCCAATCGAAGCAGAAACGGTAACCAGCCATCTGCCCGTCTTCGCCGACTTTACCGCCCACGAAGGCGGAGCGTTGTAG
- a CDS encoding DUF5989 family protein encodes MNPPESSEAKMRDADDRYSRDPGIVREFASFLRHHKKWWLAPILIVTVLMMGMVFLAASPVAPFIYALF; translated from the coding sequence ATGAACCCACCGGAAAGCAGTGAAGCCAAAATGCGTGACGCCGATGACCGTTACTCTCGCGACCCGGGAATCGTGCGTGAATTCGCGTCGTTTTTGCGGCACCATAAAAAATGGTGGCTGGCACCGATCTTGATCGTGACGGTGTTGATGATGGGCATGGTGTTCTTGGCGGCATCGCCGGTTGCACCGTTCATCTATGCGTTGTTTTAA
- a CDS encoding carbamoyltransferase family protein → MTAILGLSAFFHDSAAALVVDGRVVAAAQEERFSRIKHDAAFPTEAIQACLELGGVKPDDLDHVAFYEKPLLKFDRLLETYADIAPRGVRSFTTAMPSWLQQKLHVRREVRRGLGNLYHGPIAFFEHHESHAASAFYASPFDEAAIMTMDGVGEWATTTIGIGSGEKIQLSKEIRFPDSIGLLYSAFTYHAGFRVNSGEYKLMGLAPYGTPRFATLIRERLISICDDGSFRLDSSYFNYRGGLTMTNAKFDRLFGRKRRDPSETIEAFHRDMAASIQCVTEEAVMKAAIHLKEISGQSKLCLAGGVALNCVANGKLLREGPFDDVWVQPAAGDAGGAVGAAMLVWHQVMRQPRSVSSSPPFDALLGPEYSDASVREALDRSGLQFERLDDESLAHSVVADLADGKVIGRFDGRMEFGPRALGNRSILADPRGAETQSRINQKIKFRESFRPFAPAILANHVEACLDTGGHAANPYMMFVHPMRGSDVPAVTHVDGTARVQSVDARDNVRFERLLRCFFEATGCPMLVNTSFNVRGEPIVGSPDDAIRCFLKTDLDVLVIENFVVRSKVGAIAPTFDVVKGHWLDMPRKIFRLWNRVVGVIGLSAVYYLVVTPVGWARRVGRTSRESDDTSSYWRHVDADRDPKRHLRTY, encoded by the coding sequence ATGACCGCAATTTTGGGACTGTCCGCATTCTTTCACGACTCCGCCGCGGCACTGGTTGTCGACGGTCGCGTGGTCGCGGCGGCCCAAGAGGAACGGTTTTCTAGGATCAAGCACGACGCTGCGTTCCCCACCGAAGCGATCCAGGCTTGTTTGGAGTTGGGGGGAGTGAAACCGGACGACTTGGATCATGTGGCTTTCTACGAAAAGCCGTTGTTGAAGTTTGATCGATTGTTGGAAACGTATGCGGACATCGCACCCCGGGGTGTGCGATCGTTCACGACCGCGATGCCGTCGTGGTTGCAACAGAAACTTCATGTGCGTCGCGAGGTTCGTCGCGGTCTTGGCAACTTGTATCATGGCCCGATCGCGTTCTTTGAACACCATGAATCGCACGCCGCCAGCGCGTTCTATGCTTCGCCGTTTGACGAGGCGGCCATCATGACGATGGACGGCGTGGGTGAGTGGGCGACGACGACGATCGGAATCGGCAGCGGCGAAAAGATTCAGCTGTCGAAAGAGATCCGATTCCCCGATTCGATCGGATTGTTGTATTCGGCGTTCACCTATCATGCCGGGTTTCGCGTCAATTCGGGTGAATACAAATTGATGGGTTTGGCGCCGTACGGAACTCCGCGATTCGCGACGCTGATTCGTGAGCGATTGATATCCATCTGCGACGACGGATCATTCCGATTGGATTCGTCGTACTTCAACTATCGAGGTGGGTTGACGATGACGAACGCGAAGTTCGATCGTCTGTTTGGTCGCAAGCGACGCGACCCATCCGAAACGATCGAAGCGTTTCATCGTGACATGGCCGCGTCGATTCAATGTGTGACCGAAGAAGCGGTGATGAAGGCGGCGATCCACCTGAAAGAAATCAGCGGGCAGTCCAAGCTGTGTTTGGCGGGCGGCGTTGCACTCAATTGTGTCGCCAACGGCAAGCTGCTGCGCGAGGGACCCTTCGACGACGTCTGGGTTCAACCTGCGGCAGGCGATGCGGGCGGTGCCGTCGGTGCGGCCATGCTGGTTTGGCACCAAGTCATGCGGCAACCTCGCAGCGTCAGTTCATCACCGCCCTTTGACGCATTGTTGGGGCCGGAGTACTCAGACGCGTCGGTACGTGAGGCGTTGGATCGATCAGGATTGCAGTTCGAGCGACTCGACGATGAATCGTTGGCACATTCGGTCGTGGCGGATCTGGCGGATGGCAAGGTGATTGGCCGGTTCGACGGCCGCATGGAATTCGGGCCACGGGCACTGGGAAATCGCAGCATTTTGGCAGACCCGCGCGGCGCGGAGACTCAATCGCGAATCAACCAGAAGATTAAATTTCGAGAATCGTTTCGCCCGTTCGCGCCGGCGATCTTGGCCAATCATGTCGAGGCTTGCCTGGACACGGGCGGGCACGCGGCCAATCCGTACATGATGTTTGTTCATCCGATGCGAGGCAGCGATGTGCCGGCGGTCACTCACGTCGATGGAACAGCTCGGGTGCAATCCGTTGATGCTCGCGATAATGTGAGGTTCGAGCGTTTGCTGAGATGCTTTTTCGAAGCGACGGGATGTCCGATGTTGGTCAACACCAGTTTCAACGTCCGCGGAGAGCCGATTGTGGGTTCGCCGGATGACGCGATTCGATGCTTCTTGAAGACCGACTTGGACGTTTTGGTGATCGAAAACTTTGTCGTCCGATCAAAAGTGGGGGCGATCGCACCTACATTCGATGTGGTGAAGGGGCATTGGTTGGATATGCCTCGCAAAATTTTTCGACTTTGGAATCGAGTCGTTGGTGTGATCGGATTGTCGGCGGTCTATTATCTGGTAGTCACACCCGTCGGTTGGGCTCGCCGGGTTGGACGAACGAGTCGAGAGTCGGACGATACGAGTTCTTATTGGCGGCACGTCGATGCCGATCGCGATCCGAAACGCCACTTGCGAACGTACTGA
- a CDS encoding Do family serine endopeptidase, producing MKHSRSKIYAALIAAPLTVAATGLLIAAAPATHSAMPTATAKPLAISPETLNVANSLSEAFRNVATHVLPSVVAIENRPDTTWQAKKPTVNDDALGQNPFKGTPFEDMFRGQPGMQGMVPRAPRSQGGIGSGVIIDSAGVVLTNNHVVEGGGKVIVRTQDGREFVAIEVLTDPKTDIAVVKFEGDSNLVAAAIGDSDKMAVGDWVVALGQPFGLESTVTAGIVSAKNRGIGITDRENFIQTDAAINPGNSGGPLVNLRGEVIGINTAISSRGGGNNGVGFAVPSNLAHWVSNQLVTSGKVQRSYLGVAIQPVSHELASQLGVRARGGVAITNVMTGTPAEKSGLKTGDVIVKFAGHAVTTPQQLQLAVEQSTVGQTSTISIVRAGKPMELPYLAESVPGDFGSSVSQKKNSDGTKLQSLGIEIAPLTKDVAKQLGMEDQSGVVIAAVQDDSSASEAGLEPGMVIAQVNRQDVSTVEDFARIVKADSDGSILLLVRGEHGSRFIVVNN from the coding sequence ATGAAACATTCACGATCCAAAATCTATGCGGCACTGATTGCGGCTCCGCTTACCGTCGCGGCAACTGGCTTGCTGATTGCGGCTGCGCCGGCGACCCATTCGGCCATGCCAACCGCAACCGCCAAGCCGCTGGCGATCTCGCCTGAAACACTAAACGTAGCAAACTCGCTTTCGGAAGCATTCCGCAACGTGGCTACTCATGTCTTGCCCTCGGTTGTCGCAATCGAAAACCGGCCCGACACGACGTGGCAGGCCAAGAAGCCCACCGTCAATGACGACGCCCTCGGACAAAACCCTTTCAAGGGAACTCCATTTGAAGACATGTTCCGAGGCCAGCCCGGCATGCAAGGCATGGTTCCGCGAGCACCTCGTTCACAAGGCGGCATCGGTTCGGGAGTCATCATCGACTCGGCAGGCGTCGTCTTGACCAACAACCACGTGGTGGAAGGCGGCGGCAAAGTCATCGTCCGGACTCAAGACGGCCGCGAATTCGTTGCCATCGAAGTCCTGACCGACCCTAAAACTGACATCGCAGTCGTGAAGTTCGAAGGTGACTCGAATCTGGTCGCGGCTGCGATTGGTGATAGCGACAAGATGGCGGTCGGCGACTGGGTCGTTGCGCTCGGGCAACCGTTCGGCTTGGAAAGCACCGTCACCGCTGGAATCGTTAGCGCGAAGAATCGTGGCATCGGGATTACCGATCGCGAGAACTTCATCCAAACCGACGCGGCCATCAATCCTGGCAATAGCGGCGGACCGTTGGTGAATCTTCGCGGTGAAGTGATCGGAATCAACACAGCGATATCGTCACGCGGTGGAGGCAACAACGGCGTCGGATTCGCCGTGCCGTCAAACTTGGCTCACTGGGTCAGCAACCAATTGGTAACTTCCGGCAAGGTGCAACGCTCGTACTTGGGCGTTGCCATCCAGCCGGTAAGCCACGAGTTGGCTTCACAGCTTGGCGTCCGAGCCCGCGGCGGAGTTGCGATCACGAATGTGATGACGGGGACGCCGGCTGAGAAGTCGGGTTTGAAAACCGGTGATGTGATTGTGAAGTTCGCGGGCCATGCAGTTACCACGCCACAGCAGTTACAGTTGGCTGTTGAGCAATCGACGGTTGGTCAAACATCAACGATCAGCATTGTCCGCGCTGGAAAGCCGATGGAATTGCCATACCTCGCTGAGTCAGTTCCCGGTGACTTTGGCTCAAGCGTCAGTCAAAAGAAGAATTCCGACGGTACAAAGTTGCAGTCGCTCGGAATTGAAATCGCACCGTTGACGAAGGATGTCGCCAAGCAGCTTGGCATGGAGGATCAATCGGGCGTCGTGATAGCAGCAGTGCAAGACGACAGCTCCGCATCGGAAGCCGGGTTGGAGCCCGGAATGGTGATCGCACAAGTCAACCGGCAAGACGTTTCCACGGTGGAGGACTTTGCACGGATCGTCAAGGCGGACTCTGACGGATCGATCCTGTTGTTGGTCCGAGGTGAGCATGGATCACGCTTCATCGTCGTCAATAACTGA